Proteins from a single region of Leucoraja erinacea ecotype New England chromosome 25, Leri_hhj_1, whole genome shotgun sequence:
- the hvcn1 gene encoding voltage-gated hydrogen channel 1: MARFLRYFTAVGDNYQKWQEEEDAEEEICPQFSSFRDTLKWIFNSNKFQIAVVCLVILDALFVFCELLMDLSIVEADKERIVPQVFHYLSIIILTFFILELAGKLYAFRLEFFWHKFEILDAVIVIVSFILDIVYISREDAFDGVGLLILLRLWRVARIINGILMTVKSRQLKKETELKQVNSDLWHRVGELQGECTVLTQEVERLRKLLQEHRINYQID; the protein is encoded by the exons ATGGCAAGATTCTTGAGATACTTCACTGCAGTGGGTGATAACTACCAGAAGTGGCAAGAAGAGGAAGATGCTGAAGAAGAAATATGTCCTCAATTCAGTTCTTTCAGAGATACTCTCAAATGGATATTTAACTCCAACAAATTTCAG ATTGCCGTTGTGTGTTTAGTCATTCTGGATGCTCTGTTCGTGTTTTGTGAATTGCTAATGGATTTATCCATCGTTGAAGCAGACAAAGAGAGAATAGTTCCCCAG GTGTTTCACTACCTGAGTATTATCATTCTGACTTTTTTTATTCTGGAGTTAGCGGGTAAATTATATGCCTTTCGCTTGGAGTTTTTTTGGCACAAATTTGAAATTCTGGATGCAGTCATTGTAATTGTATCATTCATTCTGGATATTGTCTACATTTCCCGggaagatgcttttgatggtgtggGCTTGCTCATTCTACTTCGACTATGGAGAGTGGCAAGAATAATAAATG GTATCCTCATGACTGTGAAGTCACGTCAACTGAAGAAAGAAACTGAGTTGAAACAAGTTAACAGTGATCTCTGGCACAGAGTGGGTGAGCTCCAGGGTGAATGCACCGTTCTG ACACAAGAAGTTGAGAGACTTCGTAAGTTGCTGCAGGAACACAGGATAAACTACCAGATCGACTAA